The following proteins come from a genomic window of Peptoniphilus equinus:
- a CDS encoding aminopeptidase, whose translation MKNKKTVWEQIDSTELNRIYDYATEYKQFLDRAKTEREATAFIIDAAKTKGFKSLECAVADGVKPGDKIYLNNHNKSVVLFVVGKDIESGMNIVGSHIDSPRLDVKQQPLYEAGNMAYLKTHYYGGVNKYQWPTIPLAIHGLVITKEGEHINLVIGEKDDDPVFFINDLLPHLGGKQRAKKLDEAIEGEKLNVLVGHSSFGAADDEGKVKSLVLNYLKTNYGMEEEDFAVAELEIVPATHARDVGFDRALIAAHGHDDRVCSYANLKAIFDVDAPEKTTVALFADKEEIGSVGNTGMSANFFENAVAELIAATGEYNDLKLRRAMANSKVLSADVTAAIDPDYADVMDDKNAAVMGGGVTISKYTGSRGKSGSNDANAEFLHELRTVLNDAEVIWQTGELGKVDAGGGGTIAYILAQTGAQVVDMGTGMLSMHAPVELVSIADAYMTYKGYSAFMQHMK comes from the coding sequence ATGAAGAATAAAAAGACGGTGTGGGAGCAAATCGACAGCACGGAGTTGAACCGCATCTATGATTATGCAACAGAATATAAGCAGTTTTTAGACCGTGCAAAGACGGAACGTGAAGCGACGGCTTTTATCATCGACGCCGCCAAGACCAAAGGTTTTAAGTCCCTTGAGTGCGCCGTGGCAGATGGTGTGAAACCGGGAGATAAAATCTATCTCAACAACCATAATAAGTCTGTGGTGCTCTTTGTCGTAGGTAAGGACATAGAGTCCGGAATGAATATTGTAGGCTCTCATATTGACTCACCACGTTTAGATGTCAAGCAACAACCTCTCTATGAGGCCGGTAATATGGCCTATTTAAAGACACACTACTACGGCGGCGTCAACAAGTATCAATGGCCGACCATTCCATTGGCGATCCATGGTCTGGTCATCACCAAGGAAGGTGAACACATCAACCTTGTCATTGGTGAAAAGGACGACGATCCCGTGTTCTTTATCAACGACCTTCTACCACACCTTGGTGGAAAACAGCGGGCGAAAAAGTTAGACGAAGCCATTGAAGGCGAAAAGCTCAACGTCCTCGTGGGACACTCCAGCTTCGGTGCTGCGGATGACGAGGGTAAAGTCAAAAGTCTGGTGCTCAACTATCTCAAGACCAACTATGGGATGGAAGAAGAAGACTTTGCCGTGGCGGAGCTCGAAATTGTGCCGGCCACCCATGCTCGGGATGTCGGCTTTGACAGAGCGCTGATTGCGGCTCATGGTCATGACGACAGAGTCTGTTCCTATGCCAATTTAAAAGCTATTTTTGATGTGGACGCACCTGAGAAGACTACGGTGGCGCTCTTTGCCGATAAAGAAGAAATCGGGTCGGTGGGCAACACCGGGATGTCGGCGAACTTCTTTGAGAATGCTGTTGCCGAGCTCATTGCCGCAACAGGAGAGTACAACGACTTGAAACTTCGTCGTGCTATGGCGAACTCTAAAGTCCTGTCTGCAGATGTCACTGCCGCGATAGATCCGGACTATGCCGATGTGATGGATGACAAAAATGCCGCCGTGATGGGAGGCGGGGTCACTATTTCAAAGTATACCGGCTCTCGCGGCAAAAGCGGCTCCAATGATGCCAATGCCGAGTTTCTCCATGAGCTTCGCACCGTGTTGAACGATGCCGAGGTGATTTGGCAAACCGGGGAACTTGGCAAAGTGGACGCCGGTGGCGGCGGTACCATTGCCTATATTTTGGCACAGACCGGCGCACAAGTGGTGGATATGGGCACAGGAATGCTCTCCATGCATGCTCCCGTGGAACTGGTCTCCATCGCCGATGCCTATATGACGTACAAAGGCTACAGTGCGTTTATGCAGCACATGAAGTAA
- the pepD gene encoding beta-Ala-His dipeptidase: MHFFKEFDEITKIPRPSHHEECIADYLLNWAKAHDLSALKDDFNNVIITKPASIGYENFAPIALQAHTDMVCEKAEGIDHDFFNDPITYFVDDDIVSTHGRTTLGADDGLGMAMILAILSDDTLCHPKLEALFTTAEEEDFRGVENLDATPLTAKHLINIDHCDDTSILCASAGGITFTATHPYTLKSDLTLKPLHITLSGLMGGHSGEDIGNGRGNANILLCRLLQRLLPFGVQLNYLCGGTFRLAIPRSASCTLLIPPEQYDTVCREIDAFKAVIQNEYVQFPTVTIDYEGCDCDGTYVDETTLREFIHYGLTIPNGVFEMSATFKNIVDTSSNFGEVYMQDHAIVTVVDIRSNYDSKLTRLTDMLSILATQFGLDYTIWGRYTPWKYQAHSPLRDLMYAVYSELSGQPPRIEAVHAGLECGFLSDKGFTDIISIGANAENFHSPAEHFSLTSADYVYRALVKVLNDAKFTS; this comes from the coding sequence ATGCATTTTTTTAAGGAATTTGATGAGATTACTAAAATCCCTCGTCCAAGTCATCACGAAGAATGTATTGCAGACTACTTATTGAATTGGGCTAAAGCTCACGATCTGTCTGCACTAAAAGATGACTTTAACAATGTGATTATCACCAAACCGGCTTCCATCGGTTACGAAAATTTTGCCCCAATTGCACTTCAGGCTCATACGGATATGGTCTGCGAAAAAGCCGAAGGCATTGATCATGATTTTTTCAACGACCCCATCACCTATTTTGTCGATGACGATATCGTATCGACCCACGGACGGACGACCTTAGGCGCTGACGACGGGTTGGGTATGGCCATGATCTTGGCAATTCTCTCTGACGACACGCTCTGCCATCCGAAATTGGAAGCACTGTTTACGACAGCGGAAGAAGAGGATTTCCGAGGTGTTGAAAATTTAGACGCCACACCGCTGACGGCGAAGCACTTGATCAACATCGACCACTGTGACGATACCTCCATTCTCTGTGCATCCGCCGGAGGTATCACCTTTACCGCCACTCACCCTTACACCCTCAAGAGCGATCTCACCTTAAAGCCTTTACACATCACCTTAAGCGGTCTGATGGGCGGTCATTCCGGCGAAGATATCGGAAACGGCCGGGGCAATGCAAATATTTTGCTGTGTCGCTTATTGCAGCGCCTCCTTCCATTCGGCGTACAGTTAAACTATCTGTGCGGCGGGACATTCCGTCTGGCCATCCCCCGCAGTGCCTCGTGTACCCTTCTCATACCGCCCGAGCAGTACGATACGGTCTGTCGGGAGATTGATGCCTTCAAAGCTGTCATTCAAAACGAATACGTTCAGTTTCCTACGGTTACCATCGACTATGAAGGCTGCGACTGCGACGGGACCTATGTGGACGAGACGACACTGCGGGAGTTTATCCACTACGGCTTAACGATTCCCAACGGCGTATTTGAAATGAGTGCGACATTTAAAAACATTGTCGATACATCTTCAAATTTCGGCGAAGTCTATATGCAGGATCATGCCATCGTGACCGTCGTGGATATTCGCTCAAATTACGATTCAAAACTCACCCGCTTAACTGATATGCTGAGTATTCTCGCCACACAATTCGGACTGGACTACACGATTTGGGGCCGCTATACGCCGTGGAAATATCAAGCCCATTCACCTCTTAGAGATCTGATGTATGCCGTCTACTCTGAGCTGAGCGGACAGCCTCCGCGCATTGAAGCCGTCCACGCCGGATTGGAATGTGGATTTTTATCCGACAAAGGCTTTACCGATATCATCTCCATCGGTGCCAATGCCGAAAATTTTCACTCACCTGCGGAACATTTCAGCCTCACTTCAGCGGATTACGTCTATCGTGCCCTTGTAAAAGTATTGAACGATGCCAAATTTACATCGTAA
- a CDS encoding TetR/AcrR family transcriptional regulator, with the protein MKFSIREKRVMDVFISSAKELIDDYGLDNITIRKIAEISGYNSATLYNYFQNLDELLIYASVDYLNEYMVELKEKTKDIKDPVLRYIKVYEVFNKYAFSKPDVYFNIFYGVYSKNLPSILANYYEIYPEALDGFDDLDVLNMLKTGAIINRDYEVTKVFCEKYHLSSKQLNFLIHTVIRVHSSYLYDVVMNKNIDTDAHCTQFLDFLKNLLNLVIKE; encoded by the coding sequence GTGAAATTTTCAATCCGTGAAAAAAGAGTAATGGATGTCTTTATTTCATCGGCTAAAGAGCTTATTGATGACTATGGACTAGATAATATTACCATTCGTAAAATTGCAGAGATCTCAGGCTATAACAGCGCAACCCTGTACAATTATTTTCAAAATTTAGACGAGCTGTTAATCTACGCCTCGGTAGATTATCTCAACGAGTACATGGTGGAATTAAAAGAAAAGACCAAAGACATCAAAGATCCTGTTTTGCGCTACATTAAAGTATATGAGGTCTTCAACAAGTATGCTTTTTCAAAGCCTGATGTCTATTTCAATATTTTTTACGGCGTCTACTCAAAAAACCTGCCCTCTATTTTGGCGAACTACTATGAGATTTATCCAGAAGCCCTGGATGGCTTTGATGACCTGGACGTGTTGAATATGCTCAAAACCGGCGCCATCATCAATCGAGACTATGAAGTCACCAAAGTGTTTTGTGAGAAATACCATCTGAGCAGCAAACAACTCAACTTTTTAATTCACACGGTGATCCGTGTGCACTCCAGCTATCTCTATGACGTCGTCATGAATAAGAATATCGATACCGACGCCCACTGCACGCAGTTTTTAGATTTTCTGAAAAATCTGCTGAATCTTGTTATAAAGGAGTAA
- a CDS encoding YfcC family protein — MESKKQRKFKLKAPDALALIAILVVIAAISTYILPTGAYDRIMDPVTESEIVDPNSFHAIERSPVSLAGVLQSIPRGLNESAEIINFLFIIGGTFGVLKGTGALDALLKFALVKLKGRERLVIPVVLLFWGLGGAIIGNFEECLAFLPLQITLCLALGFDSITGVALGMLGVGVGYIGAILNPFTVATAQKIADIEMFSGMYMRVIAFSILLITTIAYVYVYAGKILKDPTKSLVYESDKLSPYRESDLLNQEVEFTGRHKLAIATFILGIVFLVYGVIEYGFYLTEIAGVFMAVTVLCGLAGGLSVNGIVDNFVKGAENLLYPALCVGFARAITVIMQDGNILDVIVYYMSSLVIGLPLQLSAIGMFILQSIINIFIPSGTGQAVVSMPIMTPLADVIGLTRQTAVLAFQFGDGITNLVTPTAGDLMAALAIGGISYGKWMKWLWKLLLAWYVICSLVLVVATMIGYV, encoded by the coding sequence ATGGAAAGTAAAAAGCAAAGGAAATTTAAGTTAAAAGCACCGGATGCTTTAGCATTGATTGCTATTTTAGTGGTGATTGCAGCTATCTCAACTTACATTTTACCGACAGGAGCGTATGACCGTATTATGGATCCTGTCACGGAGAGTGAGATCGTAGACCCTAACAGTTTTCATGCTATTGAACGCAGTCCGGTGTCCCTTGCAGGAGTGCTGCAATCGATACCACGAGGGTTGAATGAATCGGCAGAAATCATCAATTTTCTATTTATCATTGGCGGTACGTTCGGTGTCTTAAAGGGCACCGGCGCGTTGGATGCACTTTTAAAATTTGCCTTGGTCAAACTTAAAGGCAGAGAGCGGTTGGTCATTCCGGTCGTGTTGTTATTCTGGGGACTTGGCGGTGCTATCATAGGAAACTTTGAAGAGTGTCTGGCCTTTTTGCCGCTGCAGATTACCCTCTGTTTAGCTTTGGGCTTTGACTCGATTACCGGTGTGGCGCTGGGGATGCTCGGTGTCGGTGTCGGTTATATCGGTGCAATTCTCAATCCGTTTACAGTGGCGACTGCACAAAAGATAGCTGATATTGAAATGTTCAGCGGGATGTATATGCGTGTCATTGCATTCAGTATTTTACTTATTACGACGATTGCATACGTCTATGTCTACGCCGGAAAAATTTTGAAAGACCCAACCAAGAGTTTGGTTTATGAGAGTGACAAACTGAGTCCGTATCGAGAATCCGATTTGCTAAATCAGGAAGTGGAGTTTACGGGACGACATAAGCTTGCGATTGCCACTTTTATTTTAGGGATTGTCTTTTTGGTCTATGGCGTTATTGAATACGGTTTTTATTTGACAGAGATAGCCGGGGTATTCATGGCGGTTACCGTCCTTTGCGGTCTTGCAGGCGGCCTGAGTGTCAACGGCATTGTGGATAATTTTGTCAAAGGGGCTGAGAATCTTCTGTATCCGGCATTGTGTGTCGGCTTTGCTCGAGCTATTACCGTCATTATGCAGGATGGTAATATCCTGGATGTCATTGTCTATTATATGTCCAGTCTCGTCATTGGGTTGCCGCTGCAGCTCAGCGCTATCGGGATGTTTATTCTTCAGTCCATCATCAATATCTTTATTCCGTCAGGCACCGGGCAGGCTGTTGTCAGTATGCCGATCATGACACCTTTAGCTGATGTCATCGGTCTCACCCGTCAAACAGCGGTTTTGGCATTCCAATTCGGTGACGGGATTACCAACCTGGTCACACCGACAGCCGGGGATTTAATGGCAGCCCTTGCCATTGGCGGCATTTCTTACGGAAAGTGGATGAAATGGCTGTGGAAGTTGCTTTTGGCATGGTATGTAATCTGTAGCCTTGTACTGGTAGTGGCTACGATGATAGGATACGTTTAA
- a CDS encoding DMT family transporter translates to MSTNRNNQGIVHAVLSAIVFGLMPLATQVFYRWGANSVSSAVYRMLPSVIILFFLLRFYYHIDLKVSREEVAGLALTALGFSMTSVTLYSSYQYISSGMATTIHFAYPIVIFIAMNWLRRYMPKKTDIFYITLVALGIVFIMDMRGDGGMNTQGIAFAVLSAFTYSAYSILLEVKNLKSLHPMKLLFYINAFSVVIILVYSRVINAPIFLGFDGVQWLMPVAYSCIITFGASYLYQSAIMKIGATKTAILSTVEPITSLIVGGVILHEPMVLRQIVGAVLVLTATTKLIIRK, encoded by the coding sequence TTGAGCACGAACAGAAATAACCAGGGCATTGTACATGCCGTGTTGTCCGCGATTGTATTTGGGCTTATGCCTTTAGCCACGCAAGTGTTCTATAGATGGGGGGCTAATTCCGTGAGCTCTGCCGTCTATAGAATGCTGCCGTCGGTGATTATCTTATTTTTCCTCTTACGCTTTTACTATCACATCGATTTAAAAGTGAGTCGGGAAGAAGTGGCAGGCTTGGCATTGACCGCATTGGGATTTTCCATGACCAGTGTGACCCTCTATTCATCGTATCAATACATCAGCTCCGGCATGGCGACGACCATACATTTTGCCTACCCCATTGTCATTTTTATTGCCATGAACTGGCTGCGCCGGTATATGCCGAAGAAGACGGATATTTTTTATATCACGTTGGTGGCTTTGGGGATTGTCTTTATTATGGATATGCGAGGCGACGGAGGGATGAACACTCAAGGCATTGCCTTTGCTGTGCTTTCGGCTTTTACCTATTCGGCATACTCCATCTTATTGGAAGTAAAAAACTTAAAGAGCCTTCATCCGATGAAGCTGTTATTTTATATCAATGCCTTTTCTGTAGTCATCATTCTGGTCTATAGCAGGGTGATCAATGCGCCGATTTTTTTAGGGTTTGACGGTGTGCAGTGGCTGATGCCTGTCGCGTATTCCTGTATCATTACCTTTGGAGCCAGTTATCTCTACCAAAGTGCCATTATGAAAATTGGTGCGACGAAGACGGCCATCTTGAGTACCGTAGAGCCCATTACCAGTCTTATCGTCGGCGGCGTGATCCTTCATGAACCGATGGTGTTGCGCCAAATTGTAGGGGCGGTGCTCGTGTTGACAGCGACGACAAAACTTATTATAAGAAAGTGA
- a CDS encoding methylated-DNA--[protein]-cysteine S-methyltransferase, with protein sequence MIYRRTIASPIGFLTLTASDNVLTGLTYAASDADDVSPVLLHAENELAAYFKGELTRFTVPIALTGTPFQQDVYRALLSIPYGETRSYKDIAVMIRRPKAVRAVGGANHNNPIAIIVPCHRVIGINGHLVGYGGGVEKKRALLTLEQTHLSILPSL encoded by the coding sequence ATGATCTATCGTCGCACCATAGCAAGTCCCATCGGCTTTTTAACTTTAACAGCGAGCGACAATGTCCTCACCGGCTTAACCTACGCTGCATCCGATGCGGACGATGTGAGTCCGGTACTCTTACACGCCGAAAACGAGCTTGCTGCATATTTTAAGGGTGAACTCACCCGCTTTACCGTACCCATTGCACTCACCGGCACACCCTTTCAACAGGACGTCTACCGAGCGCTCCTATCCATCCCCTACGGCGAGACCCGCTCGTATAAGGACATCGCTGTAATGATCCGCCGTCCAAAAGCCGTCCGTGCAGTCGGAGGCGCCAATCACAACAACCCCATCGCCATTATTGTCCCTTGCCACCGCGTCATCGGCATCAATGGACACCTTGTTGGCTATGGCGGCGGTGTGGAGAAAAAACGCGCACTCCTCACCTTGGAACAGACGCACCTTTCAATACTGCCAAGTCTGTAA
- a CDS encoding AI-2E family transporter, whose translation MSNENKDKTFDLTRLVDEDKKKPDTNYKANVNYSLKKLAQIVFGGILLYFFFLKFSTVQKATAYIMGVLSPFFIGAAIAFVLKLPMNFFEKKVFDKAPIPFVRKASRLFALLLSIILFIIIVVIMTSMIIPQLITSFTSLQEQVPIFVAYVADVLKRYSLTKNMGIALEDYYSTLSWDAVFEQIKAFFVSGNADIESFSTGAIATAGGIAGSLFSGLTNGALSLVFAIYILLDKERLSQQSKRMAYALAGKEKGQYLIHIADLMNFHFYNFIKGQLLDALIIGAMTFAGMTVLQMPYAAMISLLVGFSDLIPIVGPIIGAAMGFVFILIESPVQALGFLIMMLIFQQIQGNIIYPKIVGDKLGIPPMWSLFATIVGGSLGGVVGMWIFIPLVATIYVVLGDFTTFKLNTLYTKSTEKNASE comes from the coding sequence ATGTCTAACGAAAACAAAGATAAAACTTTTGATTTAACTCGCCTGGTCGACGAGGATAAAAAAAAGCCCGATACCAACTATAAAGCCAATGTCAATTATTCCTTGAAGAAGCTTGCCCAAATTGTCTTTGGCGGCATTCTTCTCTACTTCTTCTTCTTAAAATTCTCCACGGTGCAAAAAGCCACGGCGTATATAATGGGCGTTTTGTCACCGTTTTTTATCGGCGCGGCCATTGCCTTTGTGCTGAAGCTGCCGATGAATTTCTTTGAGAAAAAAGTTTTTGATAAGGCGCCAATACCTTTTGTCCGAAAGGCCTCTCGCCTTTTTGCTCTGCTGCTGTCCATCATTCTCTTTATTATCATCGTGGTGATCATGACCTCCATGATCATTCCGCAGCTGATCACCTCCTTTACGTCATTGCAGGAGCAAGTGCCGATCTTCGTCGCCTACGTGGCGGACGTCTTAAAGCGCTACAGCTTGACGAAAAACATGGGGATCGCCCTGGAAGACTACTACAGCACCCTCTCCTGGGATGCCGTCTTCGAACAAATTAAGGCCTTCTTCGTCAGCGGCAACGCCGACATCGAAAGCTTCTCTACCGGCGCCATCGCAACCGCAGGCGGCATCGCAGGCTCACTCTTCTCCGGGCTGACCAACGGCGCACTGTCCTTGGTCTTTGCCATCTACATTCTCCTCGATAAAGAGCGCCTGTCTCAACAGTCCAAGCGTATGGCTTATGCCCTTGCAGGAAAAGAAAAGGGTCAATATCTGATTCACATTGCCGATCTGATGAACTTTCACTTCTATAACTTCATCAAAGGTCAACTTTTGGATGCGCTCATCATCGGTGCCATGACCTTTGCCGGCATGACGGTTCTACAAATGCCGTATGCCGCCATGATTTCATTGTTGGTTGGCTTCTCGGATCTCATCCCTATTGTGGGACCGATTATCGGCGCTGCCATGGGCTTTGTCTTCATCCTCATAGAGTCGCCGGTACAGGCCTTGGGTTTTCTTATCATGATGCTGATCTTCCAGCAAATTCAGGGCAATATTATCTATCCGAAAATTGTCGGGGACAAACTGGGCATCCCGCCAATGTGGTCTCTGTTCGCCACCATTGTGGGCGGTTCCCTCGGCGGTGTCGTCGGTATGTGGATCTTTATCCCCCTCGTCGCCACCATCTATGTCGTCCTGGGTGACTTTACGACCTTTAAGCTGAATACGCTGTATACTAAATCTACAGAAAAAAACGCCTCTGAATGA
- a CDS encoding LURP-one-related/scramblase family protein gives MKTLKIKCDHSIIDDFKYEVFDGNTLVYEGYVDIFSPIINFLKAEGIYQSKIRVFDMDNKQVLKIYKHVRNFLNDVLFTMFIDDRTIAVREGKNFRVPDLYFRSSFGRLTVFGEVKAQSYRVLLGDDVVLTIQGTTEKMRKTYILSWDESYDKDCLEFVGIALILDSLYHDY, from the coding sequence ATGAAAACTCTAAAAATCAAATGCGATCATTCTATCATTGATGACTTTAAATATGAAGTGTTTGACGGCAACACCTTGGTTTACGAAGGCTATGTGGACATCTTTTCCCCCATCATCAACTTTCTCAAAGCCGAGGGGATCTACCAGTCCAAAATTCGCGTCTTCGACATGGACAACAAGCAAGTTCTGAAAATCTATAAACATGTCAGAAACTTCTTAAACGACGTCCTCTTTACCATGTTTATCGACGATCGTACTATCGCCGTGCGCGAAGGGAAGAACTTCCGCGTGCCGGACCTCTACTTCCGCTCGTCCTTCGGCCGTCTCACCGTCTTCGGCGAGGTGAAAGCCCAAAGTTATCGCGTCCTTCTTGGCGACGATGTGGTGCTGACCATTCAAGGCACCACGGAAAAGATGCGCAAAACCTATATCTTGAGCTGGGACGAATCCTATGACAAAGACTGCCTGGAATTTGTGGGCATCGCTTTGATTTTAGATTCCCTGTACCACGACTATTAA
- the trkA gene encoding Trk system potassium transporter TrkA: protein MKVLIAGAGKLGMKLAQALLAEDCDVTVLDSDENVIDYVNNTLDVLTVNENALNFEVLKELDIETYDLLLATTTSDEANVLVSTIAKKLGVNEVIARVRNPEYHSQLQLIKEELGIDHVINPDYATAEAIEKYLLKRYLLMSDEFAGGRVKLVDFNIGQDPEFVGKKIMELTGFKNMLIAAISRNGKSIVPNGSTVLREKDVIMLVGESSQIDAFDARYSGINKHQQLRRVMIIGGGKLGLYLGLLLDEANVETTIVEINRARCEQLMERLPDSMIINADGTDFNVLEEEMLKTYDAFVCATGIDETNLLMALAVKQFGIYKSVAKTSRQNYKKILDRLEVDAAFNTSYTTAKEIIKLIRGSGSITVSLMNDGETEFSEIQLKRGAVAIGQKISELNLPEGMLITSIVRDGGVIIPGGGDTLRENDRIVVLTTYKKVNSLKEYFFPRARRWFR, encoded by the coding sequence ATGAAAGTTTTAATTGCCGGGGCAGGAAAGTTGGGCATGAAGTTGGCTCAGGCGCTTCTTGCCGAGGACTGCGATGTCACTGTCCTGGACAGTGATGAAAATGTCATAGACTATGTGAACAATACCTTGGATGTGCTGACTGTCAACGAAAATGCCCTGAACTTTGAAGTGCTTAAAGAACTGGACATTGAAACCTACGACTTGCTTCTGGCTACGACGACCAGTGATGAAGCTAATGTGTTGGTCTCCACCATTGCAAAGAAGCTCGGGGTCAATGAAGTCATCGCTCGGGTGCGCAATCCGGAGTATCATTCCCAGCTGCAGCTCATTAAAGAGGAGTTGGGCATTGACCATGTCATCAATCCAGACTATGCTACGGCGGAGGCGATAGAGAAGTATCTTTTAAAACGCTACCTTCTGATGAGTGACGAGTTTGCCGGAGGTCGGGTGAAGCTGGTGGATTTTAACATCGGTCAGGATCCGGAGTTTGTGGGCAAGAAAATTATGGAGCTCACAGGTTTTAAGAATATGCTCATCGCAGCCATTTCCCGAAACGGAAAGAGCATTGTGCCTAACGGCTCCACGGTGCTTCGTGAAAAAGATGTCATTATGCTCGTGGGAGAAAGCTCTCAGATTGATGCCTTTGATGCCCGTTATTCCGGTATCAACAAGCACCAGCAATTGCGCCGGGTGATGATTATCGGCGGCGGTAAGCTGGGTCTTTATTTGGGGCTTCTGCTGGACGAGGCCAATGTGGAGACGACCATTGTCGAAATCAATCGGGCGCGGTGCGAGCAGTTGATGGAAAGACTGCCGGACAGCATGATTATCAATGCTGACGGCACGGATTTTAATGTGTTGGAAGAAGAGATGCTTAAAACGTACGATGCCTTTGTCTGCGCCACAGGTATTGACGAGACGAATCTGTTGATGGCGCTCGCTGTGAAACAGTTCGGTATCTATAAGTCCGTGGCGAAAACCAGTCGTCAAAACTATAAAAAAATTCTCGATCGCCTGGAAGTGGACGCGGCATTTAACACTTCCTATACCACGGCAAAGGAAATTATCAAGCTGATTCGCGGATCCGGATCCATTACTGTCAGCCTGATGAACGACGGTGAGACGGAGTTTTCTGAGATCCAGCTGAAGCGGGGTGCCGTAGCCATCGGACAAAAGATCAGTGAGCTCAATTTGCCTGAGGGGATGCTGATCACCTCCATTGTCAGAGACGGCGGTGTCATTATACCTGGCGGCGGCGACACGCTGCGTGAGAACGACCGCATTGTCGTCCTCACCACCTATAAGAAGGTGAACAGTTTGAAAGAGTATTTCTTCCCTCGAGCCAGAAGGTGGTTTCGATGA